The segment TCTAGAAGCAAAATCGCCAGTTGTTTCTGCAGCGCTCGTCACTTTATCTTGGACGGTTTCGCTGTCAGCTTCATATTCTGCACGAGTCTTGATATCTGACACATTGACATTGACTTCGATCACGTCCAAGTGAGTCATGGCTTTGACTTCACGTGTAACGACTTCTTTGATTTGTTCAAAGATCGCTTCTACATCTTTGCCGTATTCTGCTACGATATCCATATCGACAGCTACTTGTTTTTTCCCGACTTCAGTATTGATACCGGAAGTCACATCATCACTGTTCACCAATTTGTCTTTCATATTGGAGAAGAAGCCGCCGTCAACTGTCAACAGACCGTCGATTTCTTCCAAGGCGATTCCTACGATTTTTTGGATCACTTTGTCATCGTAAGTCAATTCTCCTCGGACATTTTTTCCTTCATTTGCGTTTGTTGTATTCCATGATTGGTTATCCATGTTTGTTCCTCCTTAGTTAGTTAAAATACTTTTTTAATAGATCATTGTTATCGATATATTGTCCGATCACCATACCCAACCCTGTTAATATAATTATTAAAAGGGTTTTGAAAAATCCGATCGTTACCAATAATACAGCTAAGATAAAGCCTAACAGCCCAAAAATAAGGGGTACTTTGTATCTGTTTAGCCATTCCTGCATATGAACCGCCTCCTTTATACTACCCGTGCCGGACTTTTTTCAGCAGATTTTTCCCAATACTCAAAATCTACATTGACTTTGACCCGGTTCTTTTCACCAAGCAACTGCTGCAGCTGTTCTTGGACACTTGCCGCCCACTGTTCGGTTTTTCCGATCAGTGAAGATGTACGTTTGAGTTCGCCTCTGACTTTGACATTGATCTGATTGTTTGACGAACGGACCAATATTTTCGGTGTACCAACAAATTCTTTTTCCCGGAGAGACTCCCGAACAAACCCTTCGATCGCTTTTTTGTGGATAGATAATTTCCCACGTTTCTCCTTCAGAGTAAACGTTCCTGTTTGTTTGGGAAATACCGCGATCACAATAATCGCTATCAAAGCAGCAAGCAGTAAAAATGCCGAGATCCAGAAAATAGTTTGCTGGATATTCGGATCATATAAAAAGCGTCTGACAGCAGGCAGCGGAGAAGCAGGATCTGACCAAGGCCAGAACAGTACCGCCAACGCACCAAAAAGTACTATCAGAATAAGAGAACAAATAATAAGCAATGTTTTCATCAATCGATTCATTTTTTGTCCTCCTATAAATTGATTGCCGCGCCGCCGGTCACGCCATAAATTTGCGCTGTTACATAACTAGCGTCATTTGAAGCTAAAAAAACATAAACAGGTGCCAGCTCCATTGGCTGTCCAGCCCGTTCTAACAGACAATCCTGACCAAATTTAGATAAACCGTCTTTTGGCTGCCCATCCCCTAACTGCAATGGTGTCCAGATCGGTCCCGGAGCAATACCATTTACTCGGATCCCTTTGTCTGCCAACTGTTTCGCTAAATTGATCGTAAAGTTTCCGATCGCAGATTTCGTCGCCGCATAATCCAAGAAATTAGTACTTGGCTCGTAGGCCTGTAAAGAAGTCGTCGTAATAATACTGCTTCCAGGAGGCAAATGCGGTACTGCTTCTTTGACTAATGCGAACATTGAGATGATATTCACCATAAAGGTATCTTTGACTTGCTGGATCGAGATCGTTTCAATGGACGGATGAGAAACTTGCTGGGCTGCGTTCAGTACCAGAGTATCCAATCCTCCAAATGCTGCGACAGTTTTTTGGATAAGTTCTGCCGGCGCTGTCTCGTCTCGGAAATCGTAAGGCAGCAACAACGCTTTGCGACCAGCTTTTTCGATGCACTCAGCCAC is part of the Enterococcus mediterraneensis genome and harbors:
- a CDS encoding SDR family oxidoreductase; translated protein: MGEPVLQDPRYLYQKNAEDDQQEQIDYSKWAATPECGEESYEGNHKLENRRVLITGADSGIGRAVAIAFAREGADIALHFLPGEEDEAQEVAECIEKAGRKALLLPYDFRDETAPAELIQKTVAAFGGLDTLVLNAAQQVSHPSIETISIQQVKDTFMVNIISMFALVKEAVPHLPPGSSIITTTSLQAYEPSTNFLDYAATKSAIGNFTINLAKQLADKGIRVNGIAPGPIWTPLQLGDGQPKDGLSKFGQDCLLERAGQPMELAPVYVFLASNDASYVTAQIYGVTGGAAINL
- a CDS encoding Asp23/Gls24 family envelope stress response protein, yielding MDNQSWNTTNANEGKNVRGELTYDDKVIQKIVGIALEEIDGLLTVDGGFFSNMKDKLVNSDDVTSGINTEVGKKQVAVDMDIVAEYGKDVEAIFEQIKEVVTREVKAMTHLDVIEVNVNVSDIKTRAEYEADSETVQDKVTSAAETTGDFASRQTNRAKRAMNKGKNRIEEDRKPRVE
- a CDS encoding DUF2273 domain-containing protein, producing MQEWLNRYKVPLIFGLLGFILAVLLVTIGFFKTLLIIILTGLGMVIGQYIDNNDLLKKYFN
- the amaP gene encoding alkaline shock response membrane anchor protein AmaP, with amino-acid sequence MNRLMKTLLIICSLILIVLFGALAVLFWPWSDPASPLPAVRRFLYDPNIQQTIFWISAFLLLAALIAIIVIAVFPKQTGTFTLKEKRGKLSIHKKAIEGFVRESLREKEFVGTPKILVRSSNNQINVKVRGELKRTSSLIGKTEQWAASVQEQLQQLLGEKNRVKVNVDFEYWEKSAEKSPARVV